Below is a window of Lemur catta isolate mLemCat1 chromosome 11, mLemCat1.pri, whole genome shotgun sequence DNA.
TTATCAACTTACAGCCAGTCTTGTTTCTTCTGTATTCCTAATatctccctgcccctctgcatTGTTCTGAAGCTGAATCCCAGATCTCATaccatttcatctgtaaatatttcaggatATAGAAGATACgactctgctttttctttttaatgaatttttttaaaaattcaagatggggtcttactgtgttgttcctgggctcaagcaatcctcttgcctaaGCTTCCCGAGTAGGTGGGGCCGCAGGCACTCACTACCATACCTGTCTTCTGCTATTTAAACATGATCacagggccgggcgaggtggctcaggcctgtaatcctagcactccaagaagctgaggcaggcggatcgtttgagctcaggagttcaagaccagcctgagcaagagcgagaccctgtctctactaaaaatagaaagaaattgtctggacaactaaaaatatatacagaaaaaattagctgggcatggtggcacatgcctataatcccagatactcgggaggctgaggcaggaggattccttgagtccaggagtttgaggttgctgtgagctaggctgacgccatggcactctagcctgggcaacagagcgagactctgtctcaaaaaaaataaaaataaataaataaataaaataaaaaaataaacatgatcaTGGTAGTATCATTacatcaaaacaaaaaccagtaaTTTCTTAATGTCAAATATATCTCATCAATTTTATGTTTCCACAATTGTTCTATgcatgttttttactttttacaattTGCATCAATATAattgttcagtttattttttccacAGATCGATTTGGGATGTTGCCATTGGATGAGCCTGCTATTCTTGTTAGTGAATTCCTAGATCGATTTCAAAGCCTTTGTCACTTGGACCTCCAGCTTCCTTCCCTGAGGCCAGAGGACTTGAAAACCATGGTGAGTTTTACCTGGCTAGGCTGCAGTGGCCTCCAGTTGTCACCTGCATTTATACACAAAGCATTTCTTTCAATGACAAGAGGATACAGTTGTTCTGAAGACAATTATCTGTCTGTCTCAGCTGAGCTTTTCAATCTCCACCAGAAAGGTGACTTTTGAGCATTCCATTTAAATGTTTAGGTATGGTTCTTTAAATggcataaattcatttttttaagcatataagtagagagtttatttgggcacTTTTtaggactggaacccaggagcATAGATTCAAGTTCCCCTGAGTGTACGTTACCCATAAACTTAATTTTGTCCTGATTTATTACTTAAACTCTGTAACAGAATATACTACAATGTGACTATATATGGTTTATTGCATACCATTTTCCAAAGAAAGTGCTAGAGGACAAGTGATAAACTCCCTTCTCTTTGTGAATAGCAATGTTGAAATTCTTTACCCCATCTGTACTTTGAAACTGAATATTtcaaggccaaggtggaaggattgcttgcgaccaggagttcaagatcagcctgggcaacatagtgagatccccatctctacaaaaaaataaataaaattagccaggtgtggtgacacatgcctgtagtgcccagctactcaggagactcaggcaggaggatcacttgagcctaggagtttgaagctgcagtgagctatgatcgtagcACTGCACTCCAGTATAGGCGACAGAGCatccctgtctccaaaaaacaaacaaaaaaacttaaatgttaaaaagacaaaaataaaaataagtaaatgttacCCTGTCCCTAGCCAAGGCAATTTTTTTCACCCTGtcatagttctttatttttcttagaacaAACATAAAGACTGGCAAGCTCTGTTGTTCAGGCCAAGACATAAGCAGTAATCTGTTTTCATTATTTGGCTTTGAAGCTTACAGGTTTCAGAGAAAATCTGCAACtggtaaattaaaaacaatttagtgCTAAGAAAAGATTTGGCAGTTCCAGGAAAACTGCCACCTTCCTCAATCAGCAGATCCAGGATAATTCAGAAAGCTTCTCTGTGATAACTTAGCCCTATCCTAGAAGTGCcttctctataaagagaactgtCTTCATGTTTGtcatttctttcctgattttggcTTGTACCATCTAGGTACATTATCATGTacgatttttctttttatggttgttGAAACTTGAAGTGTTTTACTTGGTTCCCTTAAAGTGCTTGACAGAAGACAAGATCAGTCTTCTCCTACACTTGCTTGAAGATGAACTTGACCACCGAACTGATGAGAGAAAAACTACAAGCAAATTAGGCTCAGACATCCAAGTCCACGTCACTGCCTGTATTCTCTCTGTGTGTGGCTGGGCGTATAGGTTAGTCAGTATATTTTACCTGGGGAACATGAATGGTGACCACAATATTACACCCATATATCAGTCACAAATAGTATTTGGAAGTCACATGGTGTTATCtgggagaaaaacagaaacagaaacctGGGTGGTGGGAATGGTGGGTGTTGGGGGTGGATAATAAGAATTAGTAACAAGGCCAGAATTAGAACTCAGGAATCCTCGGTTTTCACAACTGAACTTTGTTTCTGATACTGTCACTTCCCAGCTGGAAATCTGTGTTCCTATAAACAGTAAAGCTtctctctaaaaatagaaaataaactcctttctatttttagaaaggaagaaaaatcaacttAATTGATAAAAACTACCAAAGGAAGCACCAGCTGGAGTCCTGTAGGCCCCCATATTTGTGTTTCCATCCAGCTGCTCAATTTGGTGTAGACGCCCCCTGAGATAGAAAACTCTTAGAAacaatcttaatttattttcaatatgctTTCTTTGGTAgattaaggaatatttttaaaacgttgttaaaaggaaaaaatttttaagagggACGggagaaatatataaaacatacctTGAAAATAATCTTGCCTTAGAGAGCACACCGAGACCCCTAACTCTTTCTCTAGGAAATATGTAAAAGATGACGAAGTTGTGTTACTGAAATCAGAGGCCAGGGGCTCTGAGAGACCATGGTTCCCAGTCCACTGGACTGTTCCAGAAATTTGATATGAGATAAAGCATACTCACAAATCATTACACTTAGTCACTTGGAAATGTTACCCTTTGAGAaaactcttttcattttcattcctacCTAGCTCTTCTTTGGAACCCATGCAGCTCTCCCTGATAACATGTTCACAGTGCATGAGGAAGGTGGGACTCTGGGGCTTCCAGCAGATTGAATCATCCATGACTGACCTGGATGCCTGCTTTGGCCTGACCAGCTCCCCCATCCCAGGCCTTGAGGGGCGGCCAGAGCGCTTCCCTCTGGTGCCTGAATCTCCTCGGAGGATGATGACCCGGAGCCAAGATGCTACTTTTACCCCAGGTGCAGAACAGGTATGGACTTAGACTGTTTGGGATGGACTTTTCCATGGCATTCTGGACAGGTGGTGTTGGTGAAAAGTTGGAAATTAACTTAGGTGGTGGGTAGGCTTCACTTCCCACCACATTGATCAGAATACCACATAGTATTTCTCTTCACCAGTGGAGAAGCTAAACTCATAAAAATGCAGCATAGAAATCTAATATTCTTCAAAAAGTTTTCTTGTAGGCAGTTCAGAAACTAAATTCTTACAATTTAAAGTACAAAATGTTAGCTTTCACATGCTTTAGAAATACTTCTGACCATAATCACTAATATCATTTGTATACTTCTGTTATCTTCCCTTTTCTTCAGGCCGAAAAGAGCCCAGGTCCCATTGTCTCCCGTACTCGGAGCTGGGACTCCTCCAGTCCTGTTGACCGTCCTGAGCCGGAGGCTGCCAGCCCCACTACCAGAACCCGCCCAGTGACCCGAAGCATGGGAACAGGAGACACCACTGGCCTGGAAGTACCATCCAGCCCTGTGCGGAGAGCCAAACGAGCTCGCCTCTGCTCTTCTAGCAGCTCGGTGGGTCCACCTTTGCACGTAGAAGTCGCTGAGCACGAACAGCATGCTGTGCCCTCGCTGTGCGGCAGAAGCAGGCACAAGCCCTTCCTTGGTCCTGGGGCTAAAAGTAGACCAtctgaataattttaaagatggGACAGTTGGGTGACCAGGtgaccaaagggaaaaaatataacggttttttcatttgttcctttgggGGTGGATTCTGAAAAGGTAATAAACATTTCAGGTAAATGGGACAGTGGTGAGGTAGGGGGACAAACCTAATAGGGTGCAGTTCGTTTACCACAAAAggagtgaaagaatgaagaaaatgagaagaacaCATATAGGCAGAgtttaaatgagaatataaaatctAGAAGTGTGGGCACTTGTGATATTCTGGGCTTGATAACTAATAGCAATACCTCCGGGACAGGGGCTGAATAAAAATACCTCTCGGGATTTACATTGCCTATTCCTTTCATGAACGCTGTTTCTTTTCTTGGTTCCTCAGGACACATCTTCCCGAAGCTTCTTTGATCCCACCTCTCAGCATAGAGACTGGTGCCCCTGGGTGAATATCACGCTTGGCATGGAAACCAGGGAGAATGGTGGAGCGGAACCAGATGCCGGCTCCCCAGCAGAGCCGGGCTGGAAGGCAGTGCTGACCGTCCTGTTGGCCCACAAACAGTCTAACCAGCCAGCTGAAACGGACTCCATGGTGAGATACTTACTGTTTGTGGGATGAGGAGCAGAGGCTGGTCCTATAATTAGCACCCTGCCTGCCCTCAGCTTTCATAAGTCAAGTTGGACTTATTCTGTTTTCATCCTAGAGAACAGGCATGGAACTGGTTAAATCTTTCGGCGGTTTAGCATATGGTATAACATCAAATTCTGATAAATTCTTTGTTCTCCCAACTAAAGTGACTCAAAGTAGAAAGGGAATACATAAACAGAAAGAGATGAATAGGCAACTGCTCCAGCCTCATATTGCGGAACAGCTGCTTTTTCCGTCAATTGCTGTCACTTGCATTTGGAGCCTGGCAAGTTAACTTAGCTCTTTGGAGCACTGTGCTTTGACACCTCATATTAGACATGTTACCTTGTTCCACAGCCAAGACTTGTGCACTGGACCTCTGCTAGCCCATCGTGGCCATGACTGCTGTGGGTTACAAATGTGGGTGACAACTGAGAAAACAAGTTAAATTTTTGCTCTGTGTAAAGGATGAAAAGTGATGGAGTAGGCATTAAGGAATTGTGAACACAGGGTTCTCTTTCCTTTGCTGGCTCACTTCCAGATTTGCCTGGTAGCCTGGTATAAATATAACATCTTCTGACCTCTATACCTTCCAAGGACAAAGCAGGTATTTACAGACAGCATTCCCAGATTCATGGTTTTGCAGGGCCACAGGATTCCACTAGGGGGAACCATAGTGAtgctaaaaattcaaaaatgtacaTTAGTGCCCTTAGTTAATATGAAGATGAAGGTTTTCTAGGTTTTCGTAGAAAAAAGCCCtgcatttttctaatttaaaaacttttgaaaatatataaagctaTTTGAAGACAAATGTTTGACCTACCTCTTAAGTTGGAGAGATTAAATCTATCTTTGCACATAAATTCTCTGCACCTAGATCTTCAGGAAGAGAGTGTGTTGGCAGTTTTTTAAGACTCCTCTCAGTCACTGTCATGCTAAAAGGAAAGTccacagggttttgttttgttttgttttttataatggaaaaagtTGGCCTTGTAATTGGGTCTGCATTCTAGGACTTTTAAGATCCTTTTTGGTAATTGTCTTTTAACCTTCTCACAGCTGCTGTGACTGGGAGATATAAAGCTTAAAGAGGCTGTGGTAAAGGATCCTGATGTTAAAGAAGAGTTTATACTattttttacctgtttctttcaACTTTGGCACTATATTAACCAAATTCTCTAGCTTTAGTAGGAGCTCAAGCTTTTCCCTCCTGAAACTTTACCTTATTGAAAGAGTCATCCACAAAGAggataggttaaaaaaaaaacaatggaaatgttATCTTACCTGAGCAACTGCAAGTGTTTTTATGGATCATCTTGCTAGATATTTGCACTGTCACTGAGACCCTTTCTGCATGGagcatttgctttttattgtGACTCCAAAAAGCAGAGAGAACCAGGTGTTCTGATTCACTGATGAGAACTTTTACCTTCTAATGAATTGCTTTGTCTCCCTTTAACACCATTTCTCAGAATCTCAGAGCACTTCATAGGCATGATCAAGTGGCAGTGAGATTCTTCCTATTATTAGCTCTGCTGGCAAAAGCATAAAGCTGAGAAGGCCAAAGTCATGATTTAAACTCTTAGGGGTCATTCAACTTTGTTTGATTCCTTGTCCTTGGATTATACTGTTAACCCCAGCTAGGTATCACATAAATGTGATCACTTATTCACAGGAAATAATGAACTAGGCCCAATTCAGCATCGTGGATGAAAAACTAATGCAAAATGTTTGTTGCACTAATGGTGGGTCGGAAGTGTCATCCTAACATACAAAGATTAGGACAGATACACATACTTCGAGGGAAGATATGAGCCATGTTTTAGAGACTCAGAGTGTGTTAGCAGCAATTTGACAGTGGGAGACtgcccttttttgtttgtttgtttgtttgtgtttagtcgccccagctagagtgcagtggcatcatcgaaggtcactgcaatctcaaactcctgggcccaagcaatcctcctgcctcagcctccccagtagctgggactacaggagtagctgggactacaggtgtgtgccccgatgcctggctagtttttctattttttgtagagacagggtctcactcttccacaggttggtctcaaactcctgagctcaagggatcctcccgcctcagcctcccaaactggctaggattacaggtgtgagccactgtgcctggccaaagaCTAGGTATACATTatgtataatacaaatataaaatgatttttactttttactcaaTCCTAGACATACCTAGATCATTATGGGAGAAATTTATACACCAAGCTATAAGGTTATTATCTATCCTTTGTCTCTATAAAAGAATTTAATCTCTAATAATAAGCTTTTATACTTACAGAGTCTCTCTGAGAAATCAAGGAAAGTATTCCGAATATTTCGGCAGTGGGAATCTTTATGCTCATCCTGAAAACATTCCAGCCCCTTCCTGGAGAGAACGTGAATGAGAgtgactttttgaaaaataatccctTTTTGGTCAGCTGATGCAAAATTTTTCTCCATCCTGGTTTAATCATAAGGAGCCCCTCCCATTGCAAAAGCAGTGAGTATCAGTCCTCAGCATCTGACTGAGGGGAGCCCTGTTTCCATGCACAGAAGTGGACAGGGTAAGGGACAGCTAGCCTCACTCTATTGAAGGCTTCAGGGTTGTGAGACTAGATGGAGGACCAAGGACCTGAATACCCATTTCAGCACCTTCAGTGCGGGGCAATGTTCTGAGGACTCTTCTATCCCAGGAATATGACagtatatgttaataaaatatttgctaagatCCTTAGTGTTGGAGAACTGTTTTCCCCCTTGCCTTAGGGGCTGAAGAAAACTTGAGTGGAACATTCAATGTCTGGTCTTCAGATTGGCTGCAAAGCCTGAAATTTATCTGTGATTTCAGTCAAAGATATAATCTTTCTTAAACCGGAGGCAAGAAGATTTTCATTATGTCCCCAGGAGATGTCCTGGTGTGTTATAGTGAATGGTAAGCTGATAATTTTCTCCTCGCTTTCATAATAACagagtaaaataatataatgggGAGGAAGGCACTTCAGAAGAGACCCCTCTGCATGTGCCATCTAATACATGGCTCCCCACTGGGGCTCCCCCAACTCTTTCACTGCTTGTGGGGACCATCAGTCTCTGGTGCAGAAGAATGAACCTGAACCTGATTCGTCGAATAGGAATGCCCACTGATAAAGTGACCATGACCTGTTAACAGAAAGTGACTGTTCTCTGATATTTTAGTAACTGTTGTCGGTTTGTTTTATAACTCTctttatactgaaatattttaaagaaaataatacacatcTTAATATTTCACCCATGTAATATTTTGTCTCTAATGAACagaacttttttctatatattacatgcaacaaaaattaataatccCCGAATATCATCTAATACCCTGTCTATATTGAAAATTCATAATTGTTccaattatattctttttttttttttttttttttttttttgagacagggtcttgctctgttgcagagactagagtgcagtggtgacattatagctcactgcaacctgaaactcctgggcttaagccatcgtcctgcctcagcctcccaagtagctgggactacaaacatgtgccaccatgcctggctaatttttatattttttgtagagatggggtctcactcttggttatgctggttttgaactcctggcctcaagcgatcctcctacctcagcctcccaaagtgctaggattcccggcgtgagccactacacccggcccCATATATGTTCTTTACATCTGATTTGTCCAAACCAGGATCCAATTCAAGATCATGGGTTGCTTAACTGTCTTTGATCTACAGGACAGTCTTTTTTTCCATGCAGATCAGATTTTAAAttagtcattttttaattttgatttttaaaaaggataaatagtGTAGCCATCTCTACTTAATCAAGCCTTTATCAGTGGACTAGGCCAGGTAGAGgctgcttctattttatttttctaagggTGCTTGCTTGCCTTTGGCAGTGGTAAATGGCTTGACTATTCGTTGTCAGCCTCCAGGTCCTCCTTAGAGGAAAACTAATGGGCAGCTCTCTAATTGTTTATGGAAATAAgacttccagcccagggtgggaaGCCTTTTGCCAACTGGTGA
It encodes the following:
- the ZC3HC1 gene encoding nuclear-interacting partner of ALK, translated to MAAPSEGEAFAAGVERNWGTVVRSPEGTPQKIRQLIDEGIAPEEGGVDAKNTSATSQSVNGSPQAEQPPLESTSKEAFFSRVETFSSLKWAGKPPELSPLVCAKYGWVTVECDMLKCSSCQAFLCATLQPAFDFDRYKERCAELKKALCTSHEKFCFWPDSPSPDRFGMLPLDEPAILVSEFLDRFQSLCHLDLQLPSLRPEDLKTMCLTEDKISLLLHLLEDELDHRTDERKTTSKLGSDIQVHVTACILSVCGWAYSSSLEPMQLSLITCSQCMRKVGLWGFQQIESSMTDLDACFGLTSSPIPGLEGRPERFPLVPESPRRMMTRSQDATFTPGAEQAEKSPGPIVSRTRSWDSSSPVDRPEPEAASPTTRTRPVTRSMGTGDTTGLEVPSSPVRRAKRARLCSSSSSDTSSRSFFDPTSQHRDWCPWVNITLGMETRENGGAEPDAGSPAEPGWKAVLTVLLAHKQSNQPAETDSMSLSEKSRKVFRIFRQWESLCSS